A single genomic interval of Littorina saxatilis isolate snail1 linkage group LG17, US_GU_Lsax_2.0, whole genome shotgun sequence harbors:
- the LOC138953352 gene encoding uncharacterized protein, translated as MDVTLPPGGNSRNHYLSVAFLKEEKKQIRNLHYHNLPPSLLSVSTHRLYSPSLLTVSTHRLYCPSLLTISTHRLYSPSLLSVSTHRLYSPSLLSVSTHRLYSPSLLSVSTLRLYSPSLLTVSTLRLYSPSLLTVSTHRLYSPSLLTVSTHRLYSPSLLSVSTHRLYSPSLLTVSTHRLYSPSLLTVSTLRLYSPSLLTVSTLRLYSPSLLTVSTLRLYSPSLLTVSTLRLYSPSLLTVSTLRLYSPSLLSVSTHRLYSPSLLSVSTHRLYSPSLLSVSTHRLYSPSLLSVSTHRLYSPSLLSVDHSSASPAQNLITFTSMRSRDNC; from the coding sequence TTTTTAAAGGAGGAAAAGAAGCAGATAAGAAACCTACATTATCATAACTTACCACCGTCTCTACTCTCCGTCTCTACTCACCGTCTCTACTCTCCGTCTCTACTCACCGTCTCTACTCACCGTCTCTACTGTCCGTCTCTACTCACCATCTCTACTCACCGTCTCTACTCACCGTCTCTACTCTCCGTCTCTACTCACCGTCTCTACTCACCGTCTCTACTCTCCGTCTCTACTCACCGTCTCTACTCACCGTCTCTACTCTCCGTCTCTACTCTCCGTCTCTACTCTCCGTCTCTACTCACCGTCTCTACTCTCCGTCTCTACTCTCCGTCTCTACTCACCGTCTCTACTCACCGTCTCTACTCTCCGTCTCTGCTCACCGTCTCTACTCACCGTCTCTACTCTCCGTCTCTACTCTCCGTCTCTACTCACCGTCTCTACTCTCCGTCTCTACTCACCGTCTCTACTCACCGTCTCTACTCACCGTCTCTACTCACCGTCTCTACTCTCCGTCTCTACTCACCGTCTCTACTCACCGTCTCTACTCTCCGTCTCTACTCACCGTCTCTACTCACCGTCTCTACTCTCCGTCTCTACTCACCGTCTCTACTCACCGTCTCTACTCTCCGTCTCTACTCACCGTCTCTACTCACCGTCTCTACTCTCCGTCTCTACTCACCGTCTCTACTCTCCGTCTCTACTCACCGTCTCTACTCACCGTCTCTACTCTCCGTCTCTACTCACCGTCTCTACTCACCGTCTCTACTCTCCGTCTCTACTCACCGTCTCTACTCACCGTCTCTACTCTCCGTCTCTACTCACCGTCTCTACTCACCGTCTCTACTCTCCGTTGATCACTCCTCTGCTTCACCCGCACAAAACCTAATTACTTTCACTTCCATGCGAAGTCGTGACAACTGTTGA